The nucleotide sequence CGCATCCGAGCGGAACCGATGCAAACGTTCGCGTTCGTGCCAGGACCAATCCCCGAACACACCGCAGTCGAGAGTGGCGTTTTGCAGGCTCGACAGCGAGCCGGTGTACTTTATTTTCATTGTGAAACCTCCGGAGACAGCGAAAGTGCCGGCGCAGATTATTTACTGAGTCGGGATTTGACCTGGGGTACGCCCGGACATGCTGCTACCAGCTCGCTGAGGACTTCACGGTCTGACGCAGGATAGGCCGACCAGCGCCGCCAGCGAATGCGAGCTCCGGCAACGCAACGTCTCGCATCTCGGCGTAGAGCCGCACCGAGTTGATGCCGTTGATGTCGCGTTTATACTGCTTGAACGACTCGCTCTGACGCTTCCACAGCTGATACTGCTTGCGGGGCATCTTGTTCATGTACCAGATCATCTGCCGCAGGTCCTCGGGGATGATCTCGCTGCATTTCACGGCACTGGCATAGGGCAGGTAGGCATTCATCGTCGGGCGGACCCCCTCGGCCCAGGCATCGAGCTCGGCCTCGGAGGTGTTCCAAACGAGGGCGTGGGCGTGCCACAGGAGGAAGCGGGGTACGCCTTGAATCCGCTGTGCCGATACGTAGAGGGCGGGATCGAGCATCGCGAGGTAGTCCAGACCCCGCAGAGCCCGGCGGTAGTGCCGGCGGATGTCCACGATCCTCGGGTTCGGCCGGTAGCCCCGCGCGCACCCCGCGGGGTAGACGATCTGGGTCTCGTCGATGAGGGTGACGAAGAAGACGGGCACCTGCGGGGTCCAGTCCGGCGCTCGGGCGCCGACCTCACGACACAACCCGGCCCCGAGCGAGCGCATCCAGCGTTCGCGGGCGTAGGGGTTCTGAGCGCCGAGCTCGCTGGCCCATCGGCGACCGAGGCGGCGCACCTCACGTTCGGGCCGGGCATAAATCTGCTGATGGTAGCCCCGTAGCCCCTCAATGAGGCGAGTGGCTTGGGCGTGCTCACGCACGGAGAAGCGAGCAAATGATGAGCGTGGTATCACAAGTATCACCGTATCCCTGTGGATATGGCCATACTTTACCAAGTGCCAATCGAAAGTTTTTCGCTCGTATTGCTCGTATGTACAAGCGAAAAAAATGGTGAGCGCGGATTATCAAATTTAGTGGGACCGGGCTGCTGGCGCTGCCCGATCCCGTCATTCATTGAGGAAACACTTACTAGGCAGTCAGTGAGTCCTACTCGCTGTCGTCTTCCAAGGCGTCGTCTTCGAGGGTCTTGTACTCGAGCAGGCTCCAGACCGTCGGGCTGGTTGGTCCCTTCTTGCCGCCACGCAAGACCTTGAGGAGGCGAATCTCACCATCCTCCGAGTTATCGCAGAAGTCTTCTAGATCTTCCTCCTGCAGGTTGATCCAGAGCTGCGTTGCGTGGGGATCGTCTCCCTCACCTCGCACGGTGCCCACTTCACGACGCTCCTTTGCCTTACCGGTCGGCTTGGAAGCCTCGTTGCGCGCCTTCTTGCTCTTGGCGCTTCTGGAGGTGTTGCCCGGGTCCTTCCGGCAGGCACGCTCCTCCTTGGCCTCCTGGTAGGCACCCTCGAAGCCGCCCTTGGCCTTGATGACCTTCTCGCAGTCCTCCGGCATCACACCCGCCTCGACCAGTGCTTTGACGACGGTCAAAATCTTCGAGCGCGTGCTAGCCAGGATGTCGCTGCCGGAACACGCCAGCGTGACCACGCACCGGGGAACGTGGGGTTGATAGTCGTCCTCCGTAAGCGACAGGAGCTTGGCGTTGTCCTCGAAGCAGTCCGTCTGACGCCAGTCGCAAAAGAGATCGTAGTCGTCGCAGGCAGCGTACACCATGGCCAGCAGTCCGGCGGTCCGGGCACGGAGGGCGGCGTGATAGCCCCGCTCACCCTTGCGGATGGCCTTGCTCAAACCGCGCATGTACCGGCGGGGATCGCGGCGACCGCCGGCAAAGTCGTTCACGTCGAAGTTGTCAGACGTCGTTCCATTCTTCGGCATGTTCTGGTCCCGATTGTAAGAAGAGTTTCGATGCGAAATTTCTTGAGATCGGCTCGCCGCGGCGGAGGGACCTGATCGTCACCCCGCCGCGGTGCAGGGGGCTACTCGACGCCCTCTGCCAGGAGGCGGCGGATGTCCTCGACGCGGTAGGCACGGATGCGCGGGCCGAGGCTGACCGGCAGCGGGAAGCGGCTGCCGCGATGGGCGAACCAAGTCGAGCGGGACACCGGAATGAGATTGAGGACGGTGGTGAGGCGCACGAAGCCGGTCTTGGGCAGGCTATCACCGTCGGCGGCCGAACCATCCGGCTGTTTTGTTTGGCTATTCATAGTAATTTTGCGATCTCCGTTGCGGGGTGCCGGCCGGCATGGGAAGATCTATTGGGGTTCAGCAGGGAGCGGAACTCACCAAAAATTTTTGATGATAGTTATGTTGCTGATGACTTGCGCCAGCGTGCGTAGGCTCGCTCCTCCGAGCATGGAAGCGCGGTCAACAGTCGATGCGTTGGGTCGGGGCGCGAGCGTTTGGGGTGAACGGCGCTGGCCTGTGGCTCGGGCGCCCACTAGGATCGGGACATGCGCCTCCTCGTCGATCCCAGCCGAGACGACCTCACACGTCTGCTCGCCGACGCCTCGGACGGGGATGTGCGCGCGTTACGGGCGCCCAACGGTCGAGTCTACGCCTGGGCTGCCCACGCCGCGCGCCATGTTGAGGTCGCGATCTCCCTCGACCTGCCGTTTGCCGACCGGACGCAGCTGCAGGCGGCCTCGTACCGGTTCAATCGCGGCGATGTCGAAGCGGCGGGCCCATTCCTTGATTTCGAAGACCTTGTGCGGCGGCTGGCCCGTTAGGCGTCAGATTAGGCACTGGGCACGTTGCGAGCGTAATAGTCTCGAACTGGCCGAACCACCGCATCAGGTTCGAGCCGCAAACTTCCTCTGATTGTCAGTTTTTTGTTTCGCCTGCCTCTCCTGCAGATCTGAACGGGCGTTTTTGTAGCCTCGTGCGATGACGTCCGGGGCGAAAGAGAACATTACGGGCAACGTAAACGGCACGGGGGCCACGTTCAGTACCTCCGCTCCGTAGTCGTAAGGCTTCTGCTCCGGGTGGCACTGGTCTAGGATGCCCTCCACCACGAAGCGCGCTCGCCCGCACCACTCCGGCATCAGCGCACGGTGCTTGGCATGGGTAGATCGGCAAGCGACGATCTCGTGCAGGAGCGTTCGGCCTGGCTCCGTTGGCAGGGACGCCGCAGCGTAGGCATAGGCTACGGCGATCCGCAGTTTGTTCCACGATGTCAGGATGCTGGAGCTGCGGCGCAGCTTGTACCGGGCAGGTACCTTGCCGTCCGATCCGGCTTTACTTGCCTCCTCGGTCTTGGGTTTGACGCGTAGCCCCTCCACGAACAACTCGGTGACTGGCCCGCCGAACGCTGTGTTGACCAGCGCCGCCCCGGCATCCTTGCTAGGGATGTGGTAGGTTTTTTTATCGCGAAGGTGTGTAAGGTGGTAGTGGTGCAGGGCCACCAGATGTATCGCCTCCAGCATCTCGGTCGCGTGGGACAGTAAGGTTCGCCTAAACGTCGAGCGCGACATTGCTCGCAGTATACGGGGGGCGCCCCCGATTGAAGCGTAAACCTCCTCGTCGAAGCGTCGGTCCGTTCCAAGCATCCGCCCAACCGTAGCGCCAACCGGCCGGCTGAACCCGCTGGCCTGCTCGCGCCAGGGGGCTTCGGCCACCTCGACGGCCCTGGCTACTCGGTAGACCATCGCGTCTTCGCGCAGCTTAGTGAAGCCGGGACAGACTACCCAGGCACAGAAGCCAGCGTGCAAAATTGCCTTGTGCTGGTGGAAGTCACCGGGGCCGGGATCGAGCAGGTAGCTCGCGACCGCCCTCGGGTCGTAGTTCTCCCAGGCATAGTCGATGAACGGGCGCAACGGGATCGTCGGCTTACTTGCCCTCCAGTTCGCGTGCAGCCGCCGGCGCCGTGGGGTGTCGGGCTTTGCCGGGGCATCGCTCGGTTCGTCATCCGTCACGTCCGCTGCCTCCATGCCTGTGTTGCCCAGGAAGCACCGGTGTCACGACGCAACCGAGTCGTCGGCGGCATGTCCGGGTGCCAGCTCGCTCTCAACGTATGATGCCCACTGCTCCATCAGATCGCGACGCCGCTCCAGCAGATCGCTGCGCGCGTAGGCTGCCTCGACCCGGCTCTCAATCGTGTGGGCCAGCGCCATCTCGGCAACCTCCCGCGGCAGGCTTGTACGTTCCGCTGCCCAGTCGCGGAACGAGGAGCGGAAGCCGTGGGCGGTGAAGGATAGCTCCATGCGCCGCAGCAGCATCAGAAACGCCATGTTCGAGAGTGGCTTTTCCCCGGAGCGGCCAGGAAACACGAGGGCGCTACTCGCGGCAAGCTCACGCGCACGGGCGAGGACCAATAGACTGCGCTCGCTCAACGGCACGCGGTGCTCACGCTTGGCCTTCATGCGCGTGGCCGGCACGGTCCACAGTCGCTCCGTCACGTTGATCTCTTCCCAGCGCGCCCCCAGAATCTCGCCCGTGCGTGCCGCGGTCAGGATCAAAAACTCGAAGGCCAGTCGGCTGCCCTCGCTCGCTTCGGCCGCTCGCAACTGCGCGATAAAACTCGGAACCTGTGCGTAAGGCAGTGCCGCGTGGTGCCCGTCGCGGTCGCCCTGCTTCGGCAGTCCCTTGGCAACTCCTTCAACCGGGTTCTCGCCGCTGCGGTAGCCGGCGGCCTTCGCCCAGTCGAGCACCGTGCCGATGCGCTGCCGGACGCGCCGGGCCGTTTCGGGCTTGGTCAACCAGATCGGCGCGAGCACGCGCAGCACATCGGGGGTGTCGATTTGATCGACGCGACGGGTGCCGAGTTGCGGGCAGGCATACTGTTGGAGGGTGTTGCGCCACTGCTGGGCGTGTTTTGCGTTCGCCCAGGAAGCCTTGTGCTCGCTATGGACGCGCTCGACCGCCTCGGCGAAGGTCGGCACAACGTCCTGCGCTTTGCGGCGCTCAGCCAACGGGTCGCCGCCCTCTCGTGCGGTCTTGCGATAGGCCAGTGCCCGTTCGCGCGCTTCGGCCAGCGTCACGAGGCCAGCTCCGCCCAAGCCGATATCGCGGCGGCGACCTTGCACGACGAGGCGCAGGAGCCAGCGTTTGGCGCCGGAAGGGTCGACGACGAGGTAGAGACCGTTTCCA is from Methylorubrum sp. B1-46 and encodes:
- a CDS encoding AlpA family transcriptional regulator, with the protein product MNSQTKQPDGSAADGDSLPKTGFVRLTTVLNLIPVSRSTWFAHRGSRFPLPVSLGPRIRAYRVEDIRRLLAEGVE
- a CDS encoding site-specific integrase, coding for MKGRGKHPEKALTAVQVRQFKQPGRYADGNGLYLVVDPSGAKRWLLRLVVQGRRRDIGLGGAGLVTLAEARERALAYRKTAREGGDPLAERRKAQDVVPTFAEAVERVHSEHKASWANAKHAQQWRNTLQQYACPQLGTRRVDQIDTPDVLRVLAPIWLTKPETARRVRQRIGTVLDWAKAAGYRSGENPVEGVAKGLPKQGDRDGHHAALPYAQVPSFIAQLRAAEASEGSRLAFEFLILTAARTGEILGARWEEINVTERLWTVPATRMKAKREHRVPLSERSLLVLARARELAASSALVFPGRSGEKPLSNMAFLMLLRRMELSFTAHGFRSSFRDWAAERTSLPREVAEMALAHTIESRVEAAYARSDLLERRRDLMEQWASYVESELAPGHAADDSVAS